GTTTATGCTAGTGGGCGGATTAAAAGAAACGGGACTTATTGATGAGATTGCTAAATCCATTATTTATTATACGGAAGGTGATGTTCCGACTACGGCGTTGTTAATTCTTTGGGCGTCAGGAATTCTTTCTGGATTCGTAGATAATATTCCTTTCGTCGCAGCTATGATTCCGGTTATTTTAGAATTTCAAGAGTACGGTATGACAAACTTAGACCCCCTTTGGTGGGCATTAGCCCTTGGTGCATGTTTAGGAGGAAATGGGACATTAATTGGTGCTAGCTCTAACCTTATAGTGGCAGGATTAGCTATGAAAGCACGGCAACCTTTTTCTTATGTAGACTTTCTAAAAATCGGCATACCGACGGCATTAATCTCTTTTATTATTTCAAGTGTTTATTTATATTTTCGCTACTTAACAGATTTTATGTAAAGACATAATGCTGTTTCGAAAGGTTATTTATTAGCAGAATAATATGAAATGACTGAACTGAGCTGTAGAGTTATTAATGATGATAATCCAAAAAACTTTTAGGGAGTGTTGTTCTCTTTCAGGTCAAGTGAACTCGTATTAGCAAACTGAAACATCGAGAAATCAGATGGCGTCTCGCCGCTACCTGATTAACAGTTCCCACCTACGCTACGCGGCTTAGGTGGGCTCTATAACCCTTAAAACATTTAAGGGTTAAGAAGATCAACTCACTTGACGACACACAAAGAAAAATTATGACAAATGTAAAAGCGTGAGTATTTTTGGGTATGGTTTAGTTTAAGATGGTAAAACTAAGCATACTATTAGCAACTGTGTGAAGGAGACAAAATGGAGCTAGTAACCATTATTTTACGCACACTAGTGATCTACGTTGTTATTTTAATCATTTTTAGACTTATGGGAAAGCGTGAAATTGGCCAGTTGTCTATCGTTGACTTTGTTATATCTTTAATGATTGCAGAGCTAGCCGTTATAACAATTGAAAATGTTAGAGTCCCTGTCATTCACCAACTGATTCCTATGTTTCTTCTTATGCTCATTCAAATCACTTTAGCATACATCTCTTTAAAGAGCCGAAAATTAAGGAAAATGATTGATGGTAAGCCGTCAGTGATCATTCGTCAAGGTAAAATTGATGAGCGTGAAATGAGGAGGCAACGCTATAATTTCGATGATTTAATGTTGCAATTAAGACAAAAAGATATTCAGTATATGTCTGATGTAGAATTTGCCCTTTTAGAGCCCTCAGGCCAACTATCTGTTATTCGCAAAGATCCAGATGAATCTGTTAAAGGTAGACCGGCTTTTATACCATTCCCTTTAGTACTAGATGGAGAAATACAGGAGGAACATCTGTCTGAAATCGGAAGAGATGTCCATTGGTTAAGGCGCGAGCTGAGGAAAAAAGGCGTGGTGGAAGTGAGAAGTATCTCTTTTTGTTCGCTTAATAGAGATGAATCATTATTTGTTGACTTAAAAAATGAGTAAGAAGGGTATCCTAAAACGCATGTAACTGATGGGATACCCCTTTTATGTTATGATGCTTTTAAAAAATGGGGTAAAACAATTTGCTTGGCGCTATTCTAAACAATCTATCGTGAGATGATAGTGAGAGCAAGCGATGAGAAGGCTTATAATTTGATTACGATCTAACCCTGTTTCTTTTGCGACTTCCTCAATCCAATCTTTAAAACAATCATCCATTCTGACAGTAGGTCTGTACATGAATATTTTTCAAAGAAGTGAAAAACAGAGATTCCGAAAAAATGTGACTTCTGATATTGAACAGATAAAAAAATCTATTTCTCTTTATGAAAAGGATGCTACGTCTAGTGGGTTTACCAGTAAACAATCTTTTGAAA
The Salipaludibacillus sp. LMS25 DNA segment above includes these coding regions:
- a CDS encoding DUF421 domain-containing protein — its product is MELVTIILRTLVIYVVILIIFRLMGKREIGQLSIVDFVISLMIAELAVITIENVRVPVIHQLIPMFLLMLIQITLAYISLKSRKLRKMIDGKPSVIIRQGKIDEREMRRQRYNFDDLMLQLRQKDIQYMSDVEFALLEPSGQLSVIRKDPDESVKGRPAFIPFPLVLDGEIQEEHLSEIGRDVHWLRRELRKKGVVEVRSISFCSLNRDESLFVDLKNE